CAACAAATACAATTATAGTTATATTTTCGGAGTTTCAATTCAACTTTTTTCATTCCACAAATTGTAAAATTCTTCAACTcaactattttatttataaactcaaatttaaaataatgtttattttttttataaggctcataatatttattacattaattatttttaaattaaaaatacttcttattttatatatatatatatatatatatatatatatatatatatgttagcaaaccattaaaaaataaaaaaacattaagaacaagaataattttaaaaataattataaatttaaaacaaagttATTACTAAGTTGAACACTTTACTTATTCTAGATGAAACTTAATCTAGGTGAATTCGATAACATATAGTATCACATTAGATTTTCCACCTCTGCAACTGAAGCATGAGCAAGTAACACAATAAAATGGgaaatttaatacaaattagCAGCAGAAACTCGGCATATTGCAGGAAACAAGCCAACTATCAGATTACTAAATTCGGTTTTCCATGTCAAAACATTTCATAATTCACTGCAATATTTTCCTAATATCAAACAAACAATGTGAGGCCATTCCAAGCTATACTTCCACCAACAAAAAATTAGTCCATATAATTTCAATCATAGTTCAACATTTTACATCCAAAATTAAACTGAACAAGCATCCTATGTTACAAAATGAACCTAAACATCTTCAGCATCCAAGAAAATGAGCACATGGGACAACAAGAAAAACAACTCTTTAGCCCCCAAAGCCATAGAGGGTCCTTCCCTGTCTCTTGAGAGCATAAACAACATCCATGGCAGTAACCGTCTTCCTCCTAGCGTGCTCGGTATAAGTCACAGCATCGCGAATCACGTTCtccaagaatatcttcagaacCCCTCTGGTTTCCTCGTAGATCAAACCACTGATCCTCTTCACGCCACCTCTTCTCGCTAACCTACGAATCGCAGGTTTCGTAATGCCCTGAATGTTGTCGCGAAGAACCTTCCTGTGCCTCTTGGCACCTCCCTTTCCCAAACCCTTTCCACCCTTTCCACGACCAGACATTTTCTCAGGAAAACTTAGTACAAACTTGAATTAGAGGATTTGgtgtttttgattttgatttcaaaTGGGATGATATAGAAGAGGGAGACTAGGGTATTTATTGCGGCGCGAAGAGGAAGCttattggtttttttaattttgatatccGTCGTTGGATTATGGATTAATCAACGGTCTGTTTTCGCGATCCGTGGACTGATAAATGGGCAATTCAGGAACGTCGATAAGAAAGTTTTAATGGTCAGATATTATTTCGTAAGCCATGTGCGGATTTGGACTTTGTTTGCTTTTTCTGGGCtttttaccaattttttttacaaactaggATCCTTGCAATGCACGGATAATTTagcaataaaagagaaaaagaaaaaaaagtgaaagagggaaaaaaatgataaaaaataaaaaattgtccaaTCATTAACATGTAATGacggttgaattt
The nucleotide sequence above comes from Glycine soja cultivar W05 chromosome 11, ASM419377v2, whole genome shotgun sequence. Encoded proteins:
- the LOC114376648 gene encoding histone H4, which encodes MSGRGKGGKGLGKGGAKRHRKVLRDNIQGITKPAIRRLARRGGVKRISGLIYEETRGVLKIFLENVIRDAVTYTEHARRKTVTAMDVVYALKRQGRTLYGFGG